From the Perca flavescens isolate YP-PL-M2 chromosome 21, PFLA_1.0, whole genome shotgun sequence genome, one window contains:
- the pkmyt1 gene encoding membrane-associated tyrosine- and threonine-specific cdc2-inhibitory kinase, with protein MSVAVETTVSRMPLPLPTHFSHAEQSFSLKKRRLPFSSLSTSNSSYCSPAQLSHSLPPLPPSKGCPPLSRMFPQHPSPWTPLSCSLSKSPAPNSVYDPSKQQSYFSQCYTNLGLLGRGSFGEVYKVQSHEDGRQYAVKRSAHRFRGNSERNRSVREARNHERLCPHPHILNFVAAWEECGRLYIQTELCSTSLLLHAENQSPGPDEPAAWAYLCDLLSALQHLHSHGFVHLDLKPANVLITDSGRLKLGDFGLLFELKQKSTESVEGKVKDDIQEGDPRYMAPELLRGEYGPAADVFSLGVSILELACNMEVPNGGEGWQQLRQGCLPSEFTSGLSTELQTVLRVMLAPEPSERPTVSELLALPSVRKHRWKRRIYLVVVETMLTLVSLCQLVLCFGCRLLSSLHLSFLPHWTKPVPCTPPKGSWDKDLTLPLSAMHADSGSPEDDTVFLLDPTDPELSPTFLHRVKSRLSVESTSTPLPGSPTLNHRSPARTPTHSNLGDWSSCNLGQTPSSIHSNGCCHTLTPSASPIHAELCADRTNENSTQSRHSSSTKSSQRRGRNSVQTEVVLPRPNFEPKNLLSLFEDTTLEELP; from the exons ATGTCTGTGGCCGTGGAAACCACAGTGTCCAGGATGCCTCTCCCTCTTCCCACCCACTTCTCCCATGCAGAGCAGTCCTTTTCCCTCAAAAAGCGCCGTCTCCCTTTTTCCTCGTTGTCTACATCCAACTCATCCTACTGTTCACCTGCCCAGCTCTCCCATTCTCTGCCCCCGCTGCCACCATCCAAGGGATGTCCCCCTCTGAGCAGGATGTTCCCCCAGCATCCATCCCCATGGACCCCCCTGTCATGTTCCCTTAGTAAGTCTCCCGCTCCGAATTCTGTATATGATCCCAGCAAACAGCAGTCCTATTTCAGTCAGTGCTACACTAATTTGGGCCTGCTGGGAAGAGGGTCATTTGGAGAGGTATACAag gtgCAAAGCCATGAGGATGGTCGGCAGTATGCAGTCAAGCGCTCTGCTCATCGCTTTAGGGGCAACAGTGAGAGGAACCGTAGCGTGAGGGAAGCCAGGAACCACGAGCGCCTCTGTCCTCACCCTCACATCCTGAATTTTGTGGCAGCCTGGGAGGAGTGTGGCCGACTTTACATCCAGACAGAGCTGTGTAGCACCAGCTTGCTGCTCCATGCTGAGAACCAGTCTCCTGGCCCAG ATGAGCCTGCAGCATGGGCCTACCTGTGCGATCTCCTTTCAGCACTGCAACACTTGCACTCTCATGGTTTTGTGCATCTCGACCTGAAGCCTGCCAATGTCCTTATTACTGACTCTGGCCGCCTCAAGCTGGGGGACTTTGGGCTGCTTTTTGAGCTCAAACAGAAGAGTACAGAGTCTGTAgaggggaaagtgaaagacgacATCCAAGAAGGAGATCCAAGATACATGGCCCCTGAGCTGCTCCGTGGGGAATACGGTCCTGCTGCAGATGTTTTCAG TTTGGGTGTTTCTATTCTGGAGCTTGCCTGTAATATGGAAGTTCCAAATGGTGGAGAGGGCTGGCAACAGCTCAGACAAGGCTGCCTCCCCTCAGAGTTTACCAGTG GCCTGTCAACTGAGCTACAGACAGTACTGCGGGTGATGCTGGCCCCAGAACCATCTGAGAGGCCGACAGTCTCTGAGCTTCTTGCTCTCCCCTCTGTTAGGAAACACAGGTGGAAGAGGCGCATCTACCTTGTGGTCGTCGAGACTATGCTGACACTGGTCTCCCTCTGTCAG TTGGTGTTGTGCTTTGGGTGTAggctcctctcctcccttcacTTGTCCTTTCTTCCTCACTGGACAAAGCCAGTGCCCTGCACTCCTCCGAAGGGTAGCTGGGACAAGGATTTAACCCTGCCCCTCAGTGCCATGCATGCTGACTCTGGGAGCCCAGAGGATGATACAGTGTTTCTGTTGGATCCTACAGACCCAGAGCTTTCCCCCACCTTCTTACACAG GGTCAAATCCAGACTGTCTGTGGAAAGCACATCTACTCCCCTCCCAGGTTCACCGACACTCAATCATCGAAGTCCTGCCCGCACACCCACTCATTCAAATCTGGGTGATTGGTCCTCCTGTAACTTAGGGCAGACCCCTTCCAGCATCCACTCAAATGGTTGCTGCCACACACTGACACCCAGTGCGAGTCCCATACACGCAGAGCTTTGTGCAGATCGCACGAATGAAAACTCCACACAGAGCCGACATTCTTCATCTACCAAGTCCTCGCAGCGACGCGGCCGCAACAGTGTCCAAACGGAGGTGGTTTTGCCCCGACCCAACTTTGAACCAAAGAACCTGCTCAGTCTGTTTGAGGATACGACTCTAGAGGAACTACCATGA
- the LOC114548379 gene encoding zinc finger and SCAN domain-containing protein 21-like — translation MSKIERLNARVEKLLSKAVQEVLEVVKETVSEYQEKTVRTQRENQSLKRRLQELQEKLETNGSVPQIPPAAQQADAELHLMEQKQKEEREEDIDLLPSDKDIAVICPSYSFEDLDCEASIPLLVNPCVSPRATTGPHLGGDDFNNPRALKRETDHGLSAPISNHVVTISENDHKMKVEPTSKEDAMRNTNYFHGDAGTSATSSHRLNLEPPQANPGLYTESGVVFRVEQNGIEEPLSQRYNNANSVAEKHTIQTSTKVGASGSSGFQRNSRKHYCCSLCGRTFRHAGDYKKHNRVHTGEKPYCCSVCGKRFSQSGYLTVHLRYHTGEKPFGCSHCGKSFSHSSNMKKHQQTHL, via the exons ATGTCCAAAATTGAACGTCTGAATGCCCGAGTGGAAAAGCTGCTGTCTAAAGCTGTGCAGGAGGTTCTGGAGGTGGTGAAGGAGACAGTGTCCGAGTACCAGGAGAAAACTGTcagaacacagagagagaaccagagtctgaagaggaggctgcaggagCTCCAGGAGAAACTAGAAACCAATG GAAGTGTGCCACAAATTCCCCCTGCAGCCCAGCAGGCGGATGCAGAGCTGCATCTGATGGAGCAGAAACAGAAAGAGGAGCGGGAAGAGGACATTGATCTCCTCCCCTCTGATAAGGACATTGCAGTAATCTGTCCTTCATATTCATTTGAAGACCTTGACTGTGAAGCATCCATCCCATTATTAGTCAACCCCTGTGTCTCCCCTAGAGCTACGACAGGACCCCATTTAGGTGGCGATGACTTCAACAATCCAAGAGCTCTTAAAAGGGAGACTGATCATGGACTGTCAGCACCTATTTCAAATCATGTTGTTACAATCTCTGAAAACGATCATAAAATGAAAGTAGAGCCTACGTCGAAAGAAGACGCCATGCGCAACACCAATTATTTTCATGGTGATGCTGGTACGAGCGCTACATCCTCACACAGACTAAACCTAGAGCCTCCTCAAGCCAATCCAGGACTCTACACTGAGTCAGGGGTTGTCTTCCGTGTGGAGCAAAATGGCATAGAAGAGCCTCTATCCCaaagatacaacaatgccaaCAGTGTTGCCGAAAAACACACCATTCAAACTAGCACAAAAGTGGGCGCTTCAGGCTCAAGTGGGTTCCAGAGAAACAGCAGAAAACACTACTGCTGCTCGCTCTGTGGTCGCACCTTTAGGCACGCCGGCGACTACAAGAAACACAACAGGGTGCACACGGGGGAGAAGCCCTACTGCTGCTCGGTGTGCGGGAAGCGCTTCAGTCAGTCGGGCTACCTGACGGTGCATCTGCGCtaccacacaggagagaagccgtTTGGCTGCAGTCATTGTGGGAAAAGTTTTAGTCACTCAAGTAACATGAAGAAACACCAGCAGACTCATCTGTGA